Sequence from the Sanguibacter keddieii DSM 10542 genome:
GCTGCACGGCCTTCGGCGACGCGGCGACGCTGCCGCCGAGCGACCCGGCGACGCGGGTCATGACGGTCGCGAAGACCAGCACCGTGAACGAGGCACCGGCGACGGCCACCCCGGTCCCGGGTGCGCCGACGACCGCGACGACCACCCCTCCGAGGAAGGAACCGAGGGCGGCGAAGGCGATCAGTCTGAGCACGCACCGAGCATAGGGGAGCGCGGCGACGAGGGCGTTGGGGACTTCTCACCAGAGGTCCGTGGGAGGCCGTGCGAGGATGGATCGATGACTTCAGGGGGAACGTCACGTCTGCTCGTCGCCGTCTCGCTCGGCATGGTCGCCGCGGGAGGGCTCGCGGCCTGTTCCGGCAGTGAGCCGGCGTACGCCGACCTGGACGCGGCGCAGGGCGTGACCAGAGAGCTCCCGCCGGTGGTCTCCGACTCCGACGATGATGCTGCTGCTGCCGGGTACCGGTGGGTGGCCGAGCACGACGGGGTGCAGCTGTGGATCGGGGCCGTCGAGGAGGACGACATGGTGTGCCTGGCCGCGTACGCCTCCGACACCGAGTGGGTCCACGCGTGCGGCGGGACGGGCGCGACGCCGCCGCAGTTCGGCGGTCGTGGCGTCGGGACCTTCTTCGTGGTGGCCGACGGTCAGGACGCGCCGAGCGGGACGGTCGCCCTGTCGGAGAACGTCTTCGTCGCCGAGTGATCTCTGCGGGTGCGGTGCGCGGAGAGGCGCGCGGGGTGGTGCCCGCGGCGGGTCGCCCCGCCGCGGTCACCCCGCTCAGGACCTCGCACGCAGCGGTGCGAGGGCCTCGCTCCAGGCGGTGACCTGGTCGAGGAGCGTGCCGAGGGCGTCGACGGACGCGTCGGAGGGCGTGAGCTCGGAGTAGTCCTTGAACTCCGAGGCGAGGGGCAGGGTCACCTGCTGGCGGACGTCGGCCATCATCAGCTCGCCGGCGACGAGCCGCAGGTGCTCGACGGCGCGGGCGCCGCCCACGGAGCCGTAGGAGACGAAGCCGACGGCCTTGTCGTGCCACTCGTGGAACAGGTAGTCGATGGCGTTCTTGAGCACGCCGGACGTCGAGTGGTTGTACTCGGGCGTGACGATGACGTACCCGTCGAAGGACGCGATCTTCGCGGCCCACCGCTTGGTGTGCTCCTGGGTGTGCTCGCCCATGGACGGCGGGACGGGCTCGTCGAGGTGGGGGAGCGGGTAGTCGCGCAGGTCGACGAGCTCGTACTCGACGCCGTCCCGCTGCGACGCGATGTCGAGGACCCAGCGGGCCACCTGCTCGCCGTTGCGGTTGGGTCGGGTGCTGCCGAGGATGATGCCGATGCGGGTCATGGTGCTCGCCTCTCGAGGTCGCGTGCGGTGCGCTACCCGGTCGAGTCTGTGCGAGACGGTCCCGCCTCGCGACCGGGACGGCTCCGCCCGGTGGTCAGGACGGTTAGCTATTACTTCTGCCGTGAGTTCCTTACGCGCCGATCCGGCCTGTTCAACAGCGAACTCGGATGCAGACCTGCGTGACCTGTCCGCCAACGAACGCGCTGAGCAGGCCACCGAGTGCAGAGCCCTCTTCAGCGGGCCTGACCAGGCGACGACGTGCCACGCTCTGCACTCACGGCTGGTCCGACGCCGTAGACGGCAGCTCGCGACGGCTAACGCCACCGCGAGTCCTGAACTTTGGACGAGAGCGCGGCCAAGTAGAGGTCTCAGCCATGGAGGTCCGCCGGAGGGCCTCCGCAACGACCCATGTGTGCAACCCAGGCTGGCATGAAGATCAGATCGAGGAGCGCGGCGTCGTCTCTGTGGCGCCCCTCGACGATCTCGTATGGATGCAACTCTGCAGTGGGGCGGTGAATGAGGACCACCGGTGGCATCCTAACGCCGTCGGCCACGGCCCACCGGATGTCATCGACCTTCGTGTGTCCTACCTCGTCAGTCGGATCGACTATCTGTTGAGAACGATCGATGTCCTCGGGATCGATCCGCTCCAGATTCCAACACCGCAGCTGTGGGCTGGCATGGTAGATCTGCTCCAAGATCTGCCGTAGAGCATCATAGGCGCAGCGGCAAGCGGAGCAACACGATGGACGGTGTTCAGGCCCTCTGGCGTTTCTCAGGTCGAGGTTTCGCACTTGGCGGCGCCAGCGTCGCGTTCGAGGTCGTGACCTAGGCGAAGCTGTGCTGGAACAGTGACCATCGGTCCCGCAGCTCCCTGCGAGCTGTCCAGAGCGACACGAGTGCTGATAGCGCGCAAGTCGCGAACGAGCAGGCTGGATACGCGCATACTAGGGATCATGTCTCTGAGCCTCGTGGATTCTGACCGATGACGGCACAGTCGGAGGCGGCGCCGCGTCTCCCGAGGCCAGGTGACATCGTCGAGGTACGGGGATCGAACTGGGCTGTGGCTGATGTGCGTGAGCAGGGCTTGCCACGCAGCAGTGCGGATGACGGCGTCCCGGAGCTCAACCATGTGCTCTCGCTCCAGTCGCTCGCCGAAGACCGTATGGGTGAAGAGCTCAGCGTCATCTGGGAGCTCGAAGTCGGGAACTCAGTCGCCCCGGACCAAGGCTTGCCTGAGACGATCACCCCCGATGGGTTCGACGATCCCAATCGTCTCGCTGCCTTCGTCGACGCTGTTCGTTGGGGTGCGGTGACGTCGGCGAACGAAGGCGCGTTCCAGGCCCCATTCCGCTCCGGAGCGAATGTCGAGGCGTACCAGCTGGAGCCGCTACGCCGCGCATTGCAGGCCCCTCGCACTAACTTGTTGCTCGCCGATGACGTCGGGCTGGGTAAGACCATCGAAGCTGGGTTAGTCGTCCAAGAGCTTCTCCTGCGGCACCGCGCGAGGTCCGTGGTGATCGTCTGCCCGCCAAGCCTTGCACTCAAGTGGCAGGACGAGATGCGTGAGAAGTTCGGCCTTGATTTTGTCATCGTCAACTCTGACCTGATGGCTCAGGTTCGTCGGTCCCATGGCCTGAACGCCAACCCGCTACGTCTGTTCCCTCGTGTGATCGTGTCGATGGCATGGCTGCCGGGTCTGCGTGCCCAGCGCCTGCTTCGAGACGTCTACTCCGAGGTAGGCAAGGTAGGTTCTGCTCGCAACTACGCCTTCGACATCCTCGTGGTCGACGAGGCGCACCATGTCGCTCCGTCGAGCCCGACAGCGGTCGGCGGAGCCCGTGGGTACGCGGTCGACTCCCAGCGCACCATCGCTGTTCGCGATCTGGCTAGAGTGTGTGAGCACCGCCTGTTCCTTTCGGCTACGCCGCACAACGGCCACTCGGAGTCGTTCACCGCTCTCCTAGAGATGATCGACAATCGTCGGTTCTCTCGAGGTGCGACGGTCGACTCGGATGCCTTGAAGGATGTCACGGTCCGGCGGCTCAAGCGCGACATCAAGGAGAAGAACTTCAGAGCGCGCGAACTGAAGACGATCACCTTCGAGCCTGGATCTGACGAGCAGGAGGCCTTCGAACGGCTAGACGCAATCTTGGAGGCCAGCGCTCGGGCCAACGGCCAGAAACGCAGCGGCGACATCGTCTCGATGCTGCTGAAGAAGCGGTTCCTCTCGTCCCCGTACGCCTTCGGGTCGACCCTCGCCGGATACCGTGACGCCACGCGCGGTGCCCCGGCAGACTGGGACGACGAGGACGAGTACTACGCCGAAGTTCTCGGATCGGACCAGTCAGACGAAGAGGAAGGCGCTGCCGAGCACCCGGAGTTCGATGCTCTGCGAAAATCCAAGACCGCGCACCCGCTGGTGACGGCCACCGAAGAGGAACTCGAACAACTCGTCAACTGGGGTCTGGGCTTCCAATCAAAGCCTGACTCTCGGCTCAGGGCGTTGGTGGACTGGCTCAACGCGATCTGCAAGCCCGACGGCAAGAATTGGACCAACGAGCGTGTGGTCATCTTCACCGAGTACTCGGACACGCTGCACTGGATCGTCGAGGTGCTTCGGAGCCAAGGCTTCGACGGGACCCGCCTCTTGACCATCGAAGGATCTTCGCCCGCCGAGGAACGTGAGCTGACGCGCGCCAGGTTCAACGCCGATCCGTCCAGGGAGCCGGTCCGCGTCCTGGTGGCTACGGATGCAGCTGGCGAAGGTATCGATCTGCAGGCGCACTGCCACCGCCTCGTCAACTTCGACGTGCCGTTCAACCCGTCGCGTCTCGAGCAGCGGATCGGTCGTATCGACCGGTACGGGCAGACTCAGGCACCGCAGGTCTTCCAGTTCTTACCTGAGAAGGACTCTGGCACCTACGGGGCTGACATGGAGTTCATGCGCCGCATCGCCGAGAAGGTCGCCACCGTCGCCGACGACCTCGGGTCCGTGAACCAGGTGATCGACGCGGACATCCAGAACCACTTTGGTCGTGTGAAGGTCGCTACGCGCGCCCAAGTCCTCAAGGACGAGGGCAACGCCATCATCAACAGGGCGCTCGCCGGAGATCAAGACCTCAACCGCACGCTCACACAGCTCGCCAACACCTACGACGATCAGAAGGTGCGCATGCACCTCACGCCGTCCAATGCCCGTCGCGTCGTCGACACAGCCCTGACGCTGACGAACCAGCCGACCCTCGTTCAAGAGGGCTCGCAGGACCACGACGTCGAGGTATTCCGGGTGCCGAACCTTGCCCCCTCGTGGGATGCGGCGATCAGGGGCCTCGATACTCGTCTCCGCCCAGGCGTCTATCGGCCTATCACCTTCGACGACGCCATCCACTCCGGCAGCTTCGAGGAAGTTGTTCACGTCCACCTCGGCCATACGCTCATGCAGAAGGCGTCGCGCATCCTCCGCTCGACTTTGTTCACCACGGACTCCTCAGTCAACAGAGTCACAGCCGTCGTGGTCGACGGACTCGACGAGTCGTGCGTCGCGGCGATCTCTCGCCTCGTCCTGGTCGGACGGGGTGGCCTCCGGCTCCACGAAGAGGTCTTCGTCACGGGCGTCCGAGTCAAGGGGCAGCGTCTTGCGGAGGCGAAGGCCGAGGCGCTCCTCGAGCGGACCCTGGATCATGCGGAGCTCACGCTCGCCGACGAGGGCCTCCGGACCCGACTCGCCGAGGCGTGGACGATCGACGACGGTCGGCTGCGGTCCAAGCTCGAGAGTGAGATGCGCGGTCGAGCCACCCGCCAGCAGGAGTCGGTGACAGCGGACTTGACCAAACGGCGCGAGGCAGACGTGGACCGGGCCAGGGCGATCTTCGGGAACTTCCGGCGCAACCTGCAAGAGTCACTGACCGATCGCCGTGCCAAGCAGGAGGAGATCAACAGCATGCTGTTCGACCTCGACCCGAACCAGGCCCAGCAATACCGCTTGGACATCAGATCGATGGAGAACCGGTTGGAGAACCTGTCAGCTGAAGAAGCTCGTGAGATCCAAGCGATCAGGGAACGTTACACCGACATTCGACCTTTCGTGTCGGCCGTTGCGGTGGTCTTCGCCTTGACCCCGTCGGATGCCCAGGCAGGAGTGCTGTGAAGATTCCCCGTAAGCCCCGCCTCACACGTGAGCACCGGGACTGGCTCGAGCTGGTCGACCGCGAAGGCCCGTTCGTCGCTATCCCAGCGCTCAAGCGCGTCTACCCTCAAGGGATCCCGCAGATGGGAGCCAACGAGAAGGCCGCGCTGCGTGACGCCAAGCCTGACTTCGACCGGTCGTGGGACGCCTGGAGCAAGACGTCTGATGAGAATCAGGTTGAGAGTGCTCTCGAGCAGTACCACGGAGCTCGAGACAAGTGGATCGACGCGGTGCTGCGCGACGCGGCTGGCTGGGACGAGTTCCTCGGCTGGGGGGACGAGGTGTTTGTCGGTTCGACGCCCAAGGCATCCTCGCCCAGTCGGGTCGACTCGGTAGAGGCGAGTGGCGCTTTCTCGCGGCAGGGTGAGATCGCAGCGCTCGTCCTCGTGGTCGATCCGGTTGAGTCCTTGCGCGACCCACTAGTCGACGAGCCATGGACCGCTAGCCCGATCGACCGTATGGATGCCATCCTTCGCGCATCCCACTATGAGATCGGCGTCGTAACGGACGGACGCTGGTGGGCGATCGTCTCGGCGCAAGATCGAGTCATGACTGCCTCAGGCATCGTCGATTCCCAGACCTGGATCGAAGAGGCCGATGTTCGAGACGGGTTCTTCGAGCTTCTCTCTCCGTTGCGGCTGGCCGGTGGCCAGGAGAACGATCGACTGCGAGCGCTGTTCTACGAGTCAGTGACGGCGGCTGAGGACATCACCGTCGCGCTCGGGACCCAGGTCAGGCGGGCTGTCGACCTTCTGGTGACGGCGTTCTCGGAGGGGACGGCCGATGCGCGAGAGAGCAGTCGCACTGATCCGCTCCCGTCTGACCGAGGACTCGTCTATGAGGGGGCAGTCACCGTGATGATGCGCGTGGTGTTCCTGCTCTTCGCCGAAGAGCGCTCGATGATGCCGCAGTCTCCGCTCTTCACCGAGGGCTACGGGGTGTCCGGGCTCCTCGACGCGCTCGACAAGCGAAAGCGCGAGGAAGGGGCCGAGGCCCTCGACGGCACTCACTACACCTGGCACCGCCTGCTGGCCACGTCCCAGGCCTTGTCGCAGGGCGTGACCAGCGAAGACATGCGGCTTCCCGCCTACGGTGGTTCTCTGTTCGACCCCTCCCGGTTCATGTTCATGACTGCGACTGACGATCGTGGGTCGCTCGCCGTGACCGTCTCCGACCGCGTCATGCTCGAAGTCCTCAGAGCCGTCCAGGAAGCGGTCATCAGCGGTGAGCGTCGCCGCGTGTCGTTCCGCGACATCGATGTCGAGCAGATCGGCTACATCTACGAGGGCTTGCTTGGCTACACCGCAGCTGACGTGGACGAGGTCGTGGTCGGCCTAGTAGGCAAGGACGGCGAAGAGCCCGAGATTCCGTTGACTACTCTCGAGGGCCTCGCTGAGAGCGCTCCGGACGCAAAGAAGCTGGCTGAGTCGGTCGTCAAGTGGGTCAAGGACAACCAGCATGGTGCTGCCACAAAGTCCGCCACCGCGCTCAAGAAGCTCCTCGACTCAGTTGTCGAGGACGGCGAACGCGCGCTGCTGTCGGTCACGCGCGATTCCGAGCTCCTCGATCAGCTCCGGCCGTTCGTCGGGATCATCCGTCGCGATCTGCGCGAGCGGCCCGTCGTGATCCGGCCAGGTGGCCTTGCCATCATCGAGACTCCCTCGCGAGCCAACTCTGGGGCTCACTACACACCAAAGTCGTTGGCCCAAGAGGTCGTCCGATACGCACTTGAGCCGCTCGTCTACCGGCCTGGGCCCCACCAAACCGAAGATACGGACCAGTGGAGGCTGCTCGACTCCAACGAGATTCTTGACCTCAAGGTGGCCGACATCGCGTGCGGTTCTGGCGCCTTCCTTGTGGCTGCGGCTGAGTACCTTGCCGCGCGCGTGCTCCAGGCGTGGCAGTCAGAGGGCGTTCGCGGAACTCCCCACGAGCTAGAGGTCAAGGCCAAGCGGCAGGTGGTCGCCCAGTGTCTCTACGGAGCCGACATCAACGGCATGGCCGTAGAGATGTGCAAGCTCTCGCTCTGGCTCGTGTCGCTCGACCCGGACCAGCCTTTCTCCTTCGTCGATGACAAGGTGCTGCACGGGAATTCGCTGCTGGGCATCACGGACGTCCGCCAGCTCGAAGCGCTGCACATCGACCCGGCGCAGGCCAAGAGCTCTGTGCTGGGCAACTACTCCGAGGGCACCTTGTTCGGTGGTGGGTCCGAAGCGCAGGGCATGGAGCTGCTCGATGTCCGCTCTGTCATCCAACGAGCTGTCAGGCTCCGGCAGCGTCTGGCCAGTGAGGTCGACGACCACGACCCAGCCCGCTCAACCAACACCAAGCTTCGCCTGTGGCACGAGTACGAAGACGTCATCGAGCAGACTCGGGACGTCGCCAACGGCATCATCGCCGCTGGTCTCCAAGAAGGTGGAAAGTCGGGCAAGAAGCTGAACGAGCGGTACGAGAACCTGCGTATCGCTGTCGACAGAGCCTTCGCAGCGGGTCGAGGTGACCGAGTGATGCTGGACAGCATCGTTGTAGAAGGGCTTCGCCCCGCTGTCGACACCGACTACGACCGCTGGAAGCCGCTTCACTGGGCCCTCGCAGTCCCGGATGTGCTTGAGCGTGGAGGTTTCGACGCCATCGTAGGCAACCCGCCCTTCCTCGGTGGGCAGAAGCTGACCGGTGCGATGGGGACGAACGTTCGTGACTGGTTGGTCAACGTACTCGCGGACGGACGCAGGGGGAGCGCTGACCTCGTCGCCTACTTCTTCCTCCGCGCCACCGCGCTGTTGCACGCCAAGGGTGCGCTTGGGCTGATCGCAACGAACACGATCGCGCAGGGCGATAGCCGCCAGGTGGGTCTGGACGCGATGGTCGCCGACGGCTTCACGATCACGCGGTCGATCCAATCGCGCTCGTGGCCGGCGGCAAGCGCGAACCTCGAGTACGCGGCTGTCTGGGGCACTCGCGCTTCTGTCGCTGAGGCGGTTCCGCGCGTGGCCGATGACATCCCGGTCCGTCGAATCAGCACTTTGCTCGAACCAGCGGGGCGGGTCCATGGCAACCCGATCAGGCTTGCCGAAAATGCTGGGGTGGCCTACGTCGGGTGCTACGTCCTAGGTATGGGTTTTGTAGTTGCCCCGGAAGAGGCGGCGGAGTGGATTGCCACGGACCCACGCAACGCTGAGGTCCTCTTCCCCTACCTCAACGGCGAGGACCTCAACTCCCGCCCAGACGCCTCGGCATCACGTTGGGTCATCGACTTCAACGACTTGGAAGAAGCAACAGCGGCGTCGTACACCCTCCCCTTCGAGCGTATTTCGCAGTTTGTTAAGCCCGAACGACAGCGCCGCAACCCAGATGGCCTGTTCGCGCTCAGGAAGCCTCTCCCCGAACGATGGTGGCAGTACGCAGAGAAACGCCCGGCCATGCGACGAGCAATCGCAGATCTTGGCGAAGTGTTGGTCATCGCACGTGTCAGCAAGACGGTGATGCCGGTTCGCGTGCCGACAGGACAGGTTGCGAGTGAGCAGTGCATCGTATTCGCCACGAGTAGTTACAGCGATCAGGCGATACTGTCGTCGAGCATCCACCAAACATGGTCCTTGACCTACGGATCCGGGATGCGAAACGATCCGCGATATACTCCATCGGACATTTTTGAAACATTCCCTCGGCCAAATAACGCGAGAGTCGAACTTGCCGAGATCGGTTGCCGGCTAGAGGTGGACCGAAGGGGCGTTTTGCAGAGCCTCGGCGGCGGACTGACCAAACTCTACAACAGGATAAATGACCCTATGGACCTCGACGACCAAGGAATCGCCGAGTTGCGCGATCTTCACGTCGAGCTCGACAAAGAAGTCCTGAGATCGTACGGATGGAGTGACATTGAACTTGATTACGGGTTTCACGAGTACCGAAAATACCGACGTTGGACTTTGGGCCCAGGGGCCCGTGTGGAACTTCTCGACCGCCTCCTGGAGGAAAACCATCGTCGAGGTGGTCGCTAGATTCGACTGTGTTTGCGAACGGCAGGCCGTCCAGTTTCATCAGACAAGGTCGACCGATGCCATGGTCCTCGATCGCAGGCCCTGGATGGCCGAGATTGCCGAGGTCGCGCCGCCCCGTGCTCGCGCGGGACACCTGCCTCGGCCCACCATCAACGGCGATGACACACTTAGCGTGATGACACTCAGTCCGATCGAGATCCCCGACGTAAATTTTCACTCAAAAGCCGGTCAAGAATTTCTGCGCCTGCTGAAGGGGATGTCGACCATCGGATCAGCTGGCGATAGGTGTGGAACCCATGCGTTGGCGAGATGTCATCCCAGCCGTACGCACGCAGGCACGCATTGTCTATACTCACGTGGATGTCGCGCAGGTGCTGGATGTCGCGATCTGTCCGGACGTCCGGGTCGTTGACGAGGTTGTAGAGTTTGGTCAAGCCAAGGTTTCGACGCAGCATAATTTCTCTTCGGTCGCTTTCCAGTTGTTGGCCAGCGGCCTGCAGGTCTGGTGTCGAATTTGGCCTCGGGAAAGTCAGGAATGCATCCGATGGCGAGTAGTTTATATCCGCCCGCATGGTTGACGAGTATCGGACGGTCCAGAGCCAGTGCAAGCTTGACGACAGAATTGCCTGAGTGCCGACTGAGTCATCTGCAAATACCCCTAGTTTGTGACTAGGAATCTGGTGTGCCGCGACCCTGACGGGCATCACAGTCTTGCTGACAAGTGCGATGACCAACACCTCCGACTTGCCCTCGATTGCCCGGCGCATCTCTCCTCGAGTCCGGAGAAACCTCCACCAGGGAGCTGAACTCACGGCTAGGGGCTTCTCAGCCCGTTCGGGCTTGACAGTCTTGAGAAGCCGGGCAAACGGCAGGGGGTAGCTGGCGGCTTCGGCCTCGGTGCGGTCGTTGAAGTCGATGACCCAACGTGATGCCGAGGCGTCTGGGCGGGAGTTGAGGTCCTCGCCGTTGAGGTAGGGGAAGAGGACCTCAGCGTTGCGTGGGTCCGTGGCAATCCACTCCGCGGCCTCTTCCGGCTCGAGCACGAAGCCCATCCCCAGCACGATGCACCCTTGGAAGGCGATACCGGCGTTCTCCGCCAACCTGACAGGGATCCCCTTAACCCGCCCAGCCGGCTCGAATGGGGAGGCACGCGACCCCCTGCAGGATCATGACCTGCATGAACACCCTCACAGAGCGTCGTTGCGTGCTGTACGCCCGACTCAGTGTCACGAA
This genomic interval carries:
- a CDS encoding NADPH-dependent FMN reductase, which produces MTRIGIILGSTRPNRNGEQVARWVLDIASQRDGVEYELVDLRDYPLPHLDEPVPPSMGEHTQEHTKRWAAKIASFDGYVIVTPEYNHSTSGVLKNAIDYLFHEWHDKAVGFVSYGSVGGARAVEHLRLVAGELMMADVRQQVTLPLASEFKDYSELTPSDASVDALGTLLDQVTAWSEALAPLRARS
- the drmD gene encoding DISARM system SNF2-like helicase DrmD codes for the protein MTAQSEAAPRLPRPGDIVEVRGSNWAVADVREQGLPRSSADDGVPELNHVLSLQSLAEDRMGEELSVIWELEVGNSVAPDQGLPETITPDGFDDPNRLAAFVDAVRWGAVTSANEGAFQAPFRSGANVEAYQLEPLRRALQAPRTNLLLADDVGLGKTIEAGLVVQELLLRHRARSVVIVCPPSLALKWQDEMREKFGLDFVIVNSDLMAQVRRSHGLNANPLRLFPRVIVSMAWLPGLRAQRLLRDVYSEVGKVGSARNYAFDILVVDEAHHVAPSSPTAVGGARGYAVDSQRTIAVRDLARVCEHRLFLSATPHNGHSESFTALLEMIDNRRFSRGATVDSDALKDVTVRRLKRDIKEKNFRARELKTITFEPGSDEQEAFERLDAILEASARANGQKRSGDIVSMLLKKRFLSSPYAFGSTLAGYRDATRGAPADWDDEDEYYAEVLGSDQSDEEEGAAEHPEFDALRKSKTAHPLVTATEEELEQLVNWGLGFQSKPDSRLRALVDWLNAICKPDGKNWTNERVVIFTEYSDTLHWIVEVLRSQGFDGTRLLTIEGSSPAEERELTRARFNADPSREPVRVLVATDAAGEGIDLQAHCHRLVNFDVPFNPSRLEQRIGRIDRYGQTQAPQVFQFLPEKDSGTYGADMEFMRRIAEKVATVADDLGSVNQVIDADIQNHFGRVKVATRAQVLKDEGNAIINRALAGDQDLNRTLTQLANTYDDQKVRMHLTPSNARRVVDTALTLTNQPTLVQEGSQDHDVEVFRVPNLAPSWDAAIRGLDTRLRPGVYRPITFDDAIHSGSFEEVVHVHLGHTLMQKASRILRSTLFTTDSSVNRVTAVVVDGLDESCVAAISRLVLVGRGGLRLHEEVFVTGVRVKGQRLAEAKAEALLERTLDHAELTLADEGLRTRLAEAWTIDDGRLRSKLESEMRGRATRQQESVTADLTKRREADVDRARAIFGNFRRNLQESLTDRRAKQEEINSMLFDLDPNQAQQYRLDIRSMENRLENLSAEEAREIQAIRERYTDIRPFVSAVAVVFALTPSDAQAGVL
- a CDS encoding Eco57I restriction-modification methylase domain-containing protein translates to MKIPRKPRLTREHRDWLELVDREGPFVAIPALKRVYPQGIPQMGANEKAALRDAKPDFDRSWDAWSKTSDENQVESALEQYHGARDKWIDAVLRDAAGWDEFLGWGDEVFVGSTPKASSPSRVDSVEASGAFSRQGEIAALVLVVDPVESLRDPLVDEPWTASPIDRMDAILRASHYEIGVVTDGRWWAIVSAQDRVMTASGIVDSQTWIEEADVRDGFFELLSPLRLAGGQENDRLRALFYESVTAAEDITVALGTQVRRAVDLLVTAFSEGTADARESSRTDPLPSDRGLVYEGAVTVMMRVVFLLFAEERSMMPQSPLFTEGYGVSGLLDALDKRKREEGAEALDGTHYTWHRLLATSQALSQGVTSEDMRLPAYGGSLFDPSRFMFMTATDDRGSLAVTVSDRVMLEVLRAVQEAVISGERRRVSFRDIDVEQIGYIYEGLLGYTAADVDEVVVGLVGKDGEEPEIPLTTLEGLAESAPDAKKLAESVVKWVKDNQHGAATKSATALKKLLDSVVEDGERALLSVTRDSELLDQLRPFVGIIRRDLRERPVVIRPGGLAIIETPSRANSGAHYTPKSLAQEVVRYALEPLVYRPGPHQTEDTDQWRLLDSNEILDLKVADIACGSGAFLVAAAEYLAARVLQAWQSEGVRGTPHELEVKAKRQVVAQCLYGADINGMAVEMCKLSLWLVSLDPDQPFSFVDDKVLHGNSLLGITDVRQLEALHIDPAQAKSSVLGNYSEGTLFGGGSEAQGMELLDVRSVIQRAVRLRQRLASEVDDHDPARSTNTKLRLWHEYEDVIEQTRDVANGIIAAGLQEGGKSGKKLNERYENLRIAVDRAFAAGRGDRVMLDSIVVEGLRPAVDTDYDRWKPLHWALAVPDVLERGGFDAIVGNPPFLGGQKLTGAMGTNVRDWLVNVLADGRRGSADLVAYFFLRATALLHAKGALGLIATNTIAQGDSRQVGLDAMVADGFTITRSIQSRSWPAASANLEYAAVWGTRASVAEAVPRVADDIPVRRISTLLEPAGRVHGNPIRLAENAGVAYVGCYVLGMGFVVAPEEAAEWIATDPRNAEVLFPYLNGEDLNSRPDASASRWVIDFNDLEEATAASYTLPFERISQFVKPERQRRNPDGLFALRKPLPERWWQYAEKRPAMRRAIADLGEVLVIARVSKTVMPVRVPTGQVASEQCIVFATSSYSDQAILSSSIHQTWSLTYGSGMRNDPRYTPSDIFETFPRPNNARVELAEIGCRLEVDRRGVLQSLGGGLTKLYNRINDPMDLDDQGIAELRDLHVELDKEVLRSYGWSDIELDYGFHEYRKYRRWTLGPGARVELLDRLLEENHRRGGR
- a CDS encoding type IIL restriction-modification enzyme MmeI; protein product: MGFVLEPEEAAEWIATDPRNAEVLFPYLNGEDLNSRPDASASRWVIDFNDRTEAEAASYPLPFARLLKTVKPERAEKPLAVSSAPWWRFLRTRGEMRRAIEGKSEVLVIALVSKTVMPVRVAAHQIPSHKLGVFADDSVGTQAILSSSLHWLWTVRYSSTMRADINYSPSDAFLTFPRPNSTPDLQAAGQQLESDRREIMLRRNLGLTKLYNLVNDPDVRTDRDIQHLRDIHVSIDNACLRAYGWDDISPTHGFHTYRQLIRWSTSPSAGAEILDRLLSENLRRGSRSD